The window ATATCAAGATATGTAAGCAAAGTATACTACCCGTGCAATTGTATAAATCAAGTGAACATTGTTCCGTACCAGTTCCTCGGGTGTGCGGGTCTCTCCATCCCGGCAACAGCAGTGACAACAAAAACAGTTACCACAGCACGCCATCTTCGCTGCACTGTCTACTGACGCTTCTGCATCTACCTTCCGGCTTCATGTCATGTGATAGAAACGTAAGACGATGCCAAAATATCTAAACTGCGTAAAATATAAGCATTTAAGGTAACGTTCGCTGATTACATATGAGAATGTTGATATAGTCACCATGCTCTGGCTCAGTATCATCAACAATTTTAATAGGGTATTATGTTTACATATTTGCATTGCATTACTAATACATCTAAGCACATAGTCAAGCACTTACACGGAGTGTTAAGATTATATGCGTAAAGTGTACGCAATTACAGGACACTCCAGGAAGGGATCCCCCACAAACGTCGAgacgagaaaaaaaaataaaaacacgaAAACTTATCAGCAGGCACATGTTTTCTTGGAAGATAAAGACTGGCTATGCGTTTCTAAAGTTAGTCGCTCAGAGAACGCGTTATTGCCGGGAGCAGGAGAAGACTACTTGGGAACAAGCACAATTCTTGATTGAAAGGTGAGCTGATAGATTTAGCTAGCAAATATACAGTCTGTCCACCTATTGTTATTTTCATTGGGACTTGCACGTTCTTTATAGTTAAATAATGCTACATTTGTTTTAAAACCTACTGAGCTGACGACAGAAGGGTTGTGCTGGTAATGATATTTTAACGGGTTGAACGCCCATCAATTTTTGTGGTACACAATGCAAATGTGTGCAACGAAGGTCAATAAGAGTTGAGCGGAtatttccagtgtgtgtgtgactgatttAAGACAGAAGGACAGTCTTGTAGCCGTTCTTTGTGACTTTAGATAATATATAGATACTTCCCGGGATCATGGTAAACCAAGTCCAGAGAGTTGACGGCGAGTGGCAATCATGCAAGAGCGACTCCAGCGGAGCGAGCAACAGCGGAGGCGACAGTTCCAAAGAGAGCTCTCGCAGCTCTACGCCCGTGTTGGACACCGACCGTACGGACAGGCTGCGGGACAAGATGCGTCGGCGGATTGAGTCAGGAGACAATTGGTTCTCGCTGGAGTTTTTCCCCCCTCGCACCGCGAGTGGAGCTGTCAATCTCATATCTAGGTTTGTAAAAAAATTCCTGCCCAAATTCATTGCTCCATAAAGTAAACAAATATTGTTATTCTGACTATAGGCAATTAACCAACTAAAAAGTATTTCTAACAAAGGCATATCTGGATTGCATaatgtcatctctttctctcagattTGACCGAATGGGCTCTGGAGGGCCCCTCTTCATAGACGTCACCTGGCACCCAGCAGGGGACCCAGGGTCAGACAAAGAGACCTCCTCTATGATGATTGCTAGTACAGCAGTCAACTACTGTGGTCTGGAGAGCATCCTCCATCTGACCTGCTGCAATCAAACCAGAGAGACCATAACTGGCTACCTCAGTAAAGCCAAGCGCCTTGGCTTGAAAAACATAATGGCTTTGAGAGGAGGTCAGTCTCTGTTCCCTTTGAAGATATCGTATTTGTTACCGAGTGGTTATATAGCGTTTATCAAGAAAACCCTGAAATCATCCACAAACATGAACTAAGAACCCACTTCTAACATCCTCAACGAACAATCTTCcttattttgttttttcaagACCCGGTTGGAGATgactgggaggaggaagaaggcgGATTTAACTATGCCTCTGACCTCGTCAAACACATCCGCAGCGAGTTTGACGACTACTTTGACATCTGTGTTGCAggtatgtattttttttctatACTTAAGTTAATATAGATCCATTTATTCCCCTAAAAGAGACTGTGCTAAATCTTTTAGACACACCCTTTCTCATACTAACAAAAACGTTGACGTCACTATCAGATGGTTTTTCACAACTAATATTCTACATTTTGGGCTCGCTGACTGCTAAGGGATGTGTGATCTCAAAGCCTTCCTTCTGATTGGTCCTGTTTGTTCTGAATATCCATCTTGTTTCATTTTTGCTCAGGCTACCCAACTGGTCACCCTGAAGCAGAGAGCTACACTGATGACCTGAGACATCTGAAGGAGAAGGTGGATGCTGGAGCAGACTTCATCATAACTCAGCTGTTCTTCAGGGCAGACACCTTCCTCAAGTTTGTCAGAGATTGCAGGGCCATTGGCATCACTTGCCCCATCCTACCTGGAATTTTCCCCATCCAGGTACATAGAAAACTGGTTTATCAGGGCAGTTGCATGTAGATGATCAAATTAATAATTAAGGCAGATTGTACTTTTGTAACGCCTTGCCTTTGTATCACATGCTTTCCTAATTTCCTAACTAGCATGGACATGAAATTTGGTTGCCTTACACATTAGTCCCTAAAAGTGTAAATCAAATATTCCTAGAAAAACATCTGAAATGTTATTACAAATAACATGCCAATGATCTTTCTGTCAATAAAGTTTATGGGCATTCCGCGCTGTGCGCACAATGATTAAACACTCACATGAGGTTTGATAGATGATTTGAGATCTATACGACCATTGTTCCTCCAGGGCTACCAGTCCCTGAAGCAGCTAGTGAAGCTGTCCAAGCTGGAGGTCCCAGAGGAGATCACATGGGTCATCGAGCCCATCAAGGACAATGACGCTGCCATCCGCAACTATGGCATAGAGCAGGCGGTGGGCATGTGCCGTGTACTGCTGAAGAGTGGTGAGGTGCCAGGCCTCCACTTCTACACCCTCAACCGAGAGGTGGCCACCATGGAGGTGCTTCGGCAGTTGGGCATGTGGAACGAGGACCCCAGGTCTGTGCCCTGCTACAGCTTTTGTTGAAGGATAGGAACAGAAGGTTTTTTTGGCAAGAGAGAAACCTACGCTGATGACCGCTATATTTAGGATACCGCTCATGATTAGATTAGGTAATGTTACATTTCCAAACAAATGTATGATACTGACCTGAGAGGGTTTTATTTCTAGACGGCCCCTCCCCTGGGCAGTGAGTGCTCACCCCAAGCGCAAGGTGGAGGACGTCAGGCCAATCTTCTGGGCCTCCAGACCAAAGAGCTACATCTACAGAACCCAAGACTGGGATGACTTCCCAAACGGCAGATGGTAAAGCTACAGTCAGCCATTCCAAGTCAACAAATGTGTTTTGACCTCAAAAACTGTTTCAGTGAATGTTACATGGTTTTCTTTTGTTACTGAAGGGGTAATTCGTCCTCTCCAGCCTTTGGGGAGCTGAACGACTACTACCTGTTCTATCTAAAGAGTAAGTCCTCAAAGGATGCGCTGCTACAGATGTGGGGCAAAGAGCTGACAAGTGAAGCCAGCGTTTATGAGGTCTTCACCAACTACATCATGGCCCAGCCCAACCAAAACGGACATAAGGTGACACCTTCATCTCACAT of the Hypomesus transpacificus isolate Combined female chromosome 18, fHypTra1, whole genome shotgun sequence genome contains:
- the mthfr gene encoding methylenetetrahydrofolate reductase, encoding MVNQVQRVDGEWQSCKSDSSGASNSGGDSSKESSRSSTPVLDTDRTDRLRDKMRRRIESGDNWFSLEFFPPRTASGAVNLISRFDRMGSGGPLFIDVTWHPAGDPGSDKETSSMMIASTAVNYCGLESILHLTCCNQTRETITGYLSKAKRLGLKNIMALRGDPVGDDWEEEEGGFNYASDLVKHIRSEFDDYFDICVAGYPTGHPEAESYTDDLRHLKEKVDAGADFIITQLFFRADTFLKFVRDCRAIGITCPILPGIFPIQGYQSLKQLVKLSKLEVPEEITWVIEPIKDNDAAIRNYGIEQAVGMCRVLLKSGEVPGLHFYTLNREVATMEVLRQLGMWNEDPRRPLPWAVSAHPKRKVEDVRPIFWASRPKSYIYRTQDWDDFPNGRWGNSSSPAFGELNDYYLFYLKSKSSKDALLQMWGKELTSEASVYEVFTNYIMAQPNQNGHKVMCLPWNDEPLATETNLLKDELEKVNRRGVLTINSQPNINGKPSSDPIVGWGPPGGYVFQKAYLEFFTSSENVTALLKVLKKYEPRVNYHIVNVHGKNTTNAHDMQPNAVTWAIFPGREIVQPTVVDPVSFMYWKDEAFALWIEQWAKLYEDESPSRMIIKYIHDNYFLVNLVDNDFPLENCLWQVIDDMFELLDAPPEPVEVNSAVDV